In the genome of Bacteroidales bacterium, one region contains:
- a CDS encoding arginase family protein, with product MINDILDFLEPVNTSDFDMSDMSNQKDLMFANTFFQKKSEPFNSEKTFDIAIVGIPEERNSKNKGTAKAPDKIRSELYRLYSPTKIKIVDFGNIKKGKTIKDTYIALTEIVYELLKNELTVITIGGSKDLIIPVCKSYEKGKKQFNLCVCEPKFNLNENKDIFSDETYLSEIINNNKKLFNYTNLGYQTYYNPVENINFIQQSFEAVRLGISRSKLYQNEPFIRDADFFAIDINSVKKTDAPGTIKPSIHGFYGEEACQLAKYAGISDKISTFGIFNVNPNLDNNNQTSELSAQIIWHFIQAFYSRKNEFPESVIRKMRKYIVNVDGIDEKIIFYKSSKTGRWWIDVSYKKKKKKLISCTFDDYIKASGNEIPERWWFFFQKLN from the coding sequence ATGATAAATGACATCTTAGATTTCTTAGAGCCGGTCAACACTTCTGATTTTGATATGTCAGATATGAGCAACCAAAAAGACCTAATGTTTGCAAATACATTTTTCCAAAAAAAATCAGAGCCTTTTAATTCAGAAAAAACATTTGATATTGCCATAGTAGGTATTCCGGAAGAAAGAAATTCAAAAAATAAAGGAACGGCAAAAGCCCCCGACAAAATAAGAAGTGAACTTTACCGTCTTTATTCTCCGACAAAAATTAAAATTGTAGATTTTGGCAATATAAAAAAAGGAAAAACAATTAAAGACACATATATTGCTCTTACAGAAATTGTGTATGAACTTCTTAAAAACGAACTCACGGTTATAACAATAGGCGGAAGTAAAGATTTAATTATCCCTGTTTGTAAATCTTATGAAAAAGGAAAAAAACAATTTAACTTATGTGTATGCGAGCCAAAATTTAATCTAAATGAAAACAAAGATATTTTTTCGGACGAAACTTACCTTTCTGAAATAATTAACAATAATAAGAAACTGTTTAATTATACTAACTTAGGATATCAAACTTACTACAACCCTGTTGAAAACATTAACTTCATACAACAAAGCTTTGAAGCCGTAAGGCTTGGCATTTCCCGTTCAAAATTATATCAAAATGAACCTTTTATAAGAGATGCCGACTTTTTTGCAATAGACATTAATTCTGTCAAAAAAACCGATGCCCCCGGAACAATAAAACCCTCAATACACGGATTTTACGGAGAAGAGGCTTGTCAGCTGGCAAAATATGCCGGAATTAGTGACAAAATATCAACATTCGGCATTTTTAACGTCAACCCTAATTTAGACAATAACAATCAAACGTCTGAATTATCAGCACAAATAATTTGGCATTTTATCCAAGCTTTTTACAGCAGAAAAAATGAGTTCCCCGAATCAGTGATAAGAAAAATGAGAAAATATATCGTAAATGTTGACGGCATTGATGAGAAAATAATATTTTACAAAAGTTCAAAAACCGGAAGGTGGTGGATTGATGTTTCATATAAAAAGAAAAAGAAGAAACTTATTTCATGTACATTTGACGATTATATTAAAGCCTCCGGAAATGAAATTCCGGAAAGATGGTGGTTTTTTTTTCAAAAATTAAATTAA
- a CDS encoding type IX secretion system membrane protein PorP/SprF, with product MKKIYLLILLSILSIEIFSQQDPQFAHNMDNLLFTNPAYAGMSDGICATAISRQQWVGFEGAPTTTLASIHSKIKLFGKPSGIGLSITDDRFEFEKNFQAKLAYSYHKRVRGGVLGIGVETGIINKDLQGEWKFPDPDGQNDPFIFIQDGKTKAAFLFDLGVGAFYKAGNRFYASISISHLHKPKVKYYNIVAASFLRRHYFATAGYNFRLLNSPVELQPSVFVKFDGTKMQYSGNISALYNKKIRLGVSYRNLESIIPMLSFELISGLKVGYAYELSLTRMITVSKGTHEIFVGYCFDFWKGDNNYKYKSILYL from the coding sequence ATGAAGAAAATATATCTATTAATATTATTGTCGATTTTATCGATAGAGATATTTTCGCAGCAGGATCCGCAATTTGCCCACAACATGGACAATTTGTTATTTACCAACCCTGCGTATGCAGGAATGTCTGACGGAATTTGTGCCACAGCTATAAGCAGGCAACAATGGGTCGGATTTGAAGGAGCCCCGACAACAACATTAGCGAGTATTCACTCAAAAATTAAGTTATTCGGCAAACCTTCGGGTATAGGATTATCAATTACTGATGATAGATTTGAGTTTGAAAAAAACTTTCAGGCAAAGTTAGCATACTCATATCATAAGCGAGTAAGAGGCGGAGTTCTTGGAATTGGTGTTGAAACAGGTATAATCAATAAAGATTTGCAAGGAGAATGGAAATTCCCCGATCCCGACGGGCAAAATGACCCGTTTATATTCATTCAAGACGGGAAAACAAAAGCTGCTTTCTTATTTGATTTAGGAGTCGGGGCGTTTTATAAAGCAGGCAACAGGTTTTATGCAAGTATATCAATATCGCATTTACATAAACCTAAAGTTAAATATTATAATATAGTTGCGGCATCATTCTTGAGAAGACATTATTTTGCAACAGCAGGTTATAATTTCAGGCTTTTAAACAGCCCTGTTGAATTGCAACCGTCTGTTTTTGTAAAATTTGACGGAACAAAAATGCAATATAGCGGGAATATTTCCGCTTTATACAATAAAAAAATTCGCTTAGGCGTTTCATATAGAAATTTGGAATCAATTATTCCGATGCTGAGTTTCGAATTAATAAGCGGATTAAAAGTAGGGTATGCTTATGAATTATCTTTAACAAGAATGATAACCGTAAGCAAAGGTACGCATGAAATATTTGTCGGCTACTGTTTTGATTTTTGGAAAGGAGATAATAATTATAAATATAAAAGCATTCTTTATTTATAG
- a CDS encoding SUMF1/EgtB/PvdO family nonheme iron enzyme, giving the protein MKKLIILSFVFVSLLIASCGGGGSQGELIGVGDAGDWFEPNPYGMVYIPQGSYNMGLNDQDITYAHTSQSKTVSIDPFWMDETEITNSEYKQFVYWVRDSIAKRLLVENDFEEFKKEIDPDQLTIMEADGYDHDDAENCLLNWEIEVDYNRPDEDFQTALADMFLPIHERFYKQKEIDTRKLIFSYEWVDLKQAAKNSNRYYYDQDFTGGEYKGTVVNAKGETVPTKDRSAFIMNSKVDVYPDTLVWMRDYTYSYNEPFARRYFWHNAYNSYPVVGVSWKQAIAFTVWRTDLMRNYQKSQREPVYQDYRLPTEAEWEYAARGGLDLSMYPWGGIYTRNVHGCFIANFKPLRGRYGDDGANRTLEVKKFAPNEYHLYDMAGNVAEWTSNAFDESAYSYTHDLNPDYQYNAKAEDPPALKRKVIRGGSWKDIAYYMQVGARSFEYQDSAKSYVGFRCVRSYMGNDDYAWDANNF; this is encoded by the coding sequence ATGAAAAAGTTAATTATTTTATCTTTTGTTTTTGTTTCATTATTAATCGCAAGTTGCGGAGGAGGCGGAAGCCAAGGCGAACTTATAGGCGTAGGAGATGCAGGAGATTGGTTTGAACCGAACCCTTACGGTATGGTTTATATTCCGCAAGGAAGTTACAATATGGGGCTAAATGACCAAGACATTACTTATGCCCACACTTCACAATCAAAAACTGTTTCAATTGATCCTTTTTGGATGGACGAAACTGAAATTACTAATAGTGAATACAAACAGTTTGTATATTGGGTAAGAGACTCTATTGCAAAAAGATTGTTAGTAGAAAATGATTTTGAAGAGTTCAAAAAAGAAATCGATCCGGATCAATTAACTATAATGGAAGCTGACGGTTATGATCACGATGATGCAGAAAACTGCCTTCTTAACTGGGAAATAGAAGTTGACTATAACAGACCTGACGAAGATTTCCAAACTGCCTTAGCGGATATGTTCCTTCCTATACATGAACGTTTCTACAAACAAAAAGAAATTGATACAAGAAAATTAATCTTTTCTTATGAGTGGGTAGATTTAAAACAAGCCGCAAAAAATAGCAACAGATACTATTACGATCAAGATTTTACAGGGGGAGAATATAAAGGTACCGTTGTGAATGCAAAAGGTGAAACAGTTCCGACTAAAGACCGTTCGGCATTTATCATGAACTCAAAAGTTGACGTATATCCTGATACCTTAGTGTGGATGAGAGATTATACTTATTCATATAATGAGCCTTTCGCCAGAAGATATTTTTGGCATAATGCATACAACAGCTATCCCGTTGTCGGAGTTTCGTGGAAACAAGCTATTGCATTTACTGTTTGGAGAACAGATTTAATGAGAAATTATCAAAAATCACAAAGAGAACCGGTTTACCAAGATTACAGACTTCCTACAGAAGCTGAATGGGAATATGCTGCAAGAGGAGGACTGGACTTATCCATGTACCCTTGGGGAGGTATATACACACGTAATGTACACGGGTGTTTTATTGCAAACTTTAAGCCGTTAAGAGGCAGATACGGAGATGACGGGGCTAACAGAACTTTAGAAGTTAAAAAATTTGCACCGAACGAATATCACCTTTATGATATGGCTGGTAATGTTGCAGAATGGACAAGTAATGCATTTGATGAATCAGCATACAGCTATACACATGACTTAAACCCGGACTACCAATACAATGCAAAAGCAGAAGATCCTCCTGCATTAAAAAGAAAAGTAATAAGGGGGGGCTCGTGGAAAGATATTGCTTATTATATGCAAGTCGGTGCAAGATCTTTTGAATATCAAGACAGTGCAAAATCTTATGTCGGTTTCAGATGTGTTAGATCATATATGGGAAATGACGATTATGCATGGGACGCAAATAACTTTTAA
- the gldL gene encoding gliding motility protein GldL — protein sequence MANFTESHRWKVFMKYLYGWGASVVLVGALFKLTHWPGANLMLTIGLLVEAGIFFFSAFEPLHEELDWTLVYPQLAGLTDAIDIPSEKETTLPASTEALGRFNAMIEKAGDTNVFEKFGAGIENLSDKVSQMSDISDASLATNEYTENMKGAAGAVGTLIESYNKSAEAVSYSADSLSDSFNSASEKVSNGGTEFAEAYQRLTNSMDLDFSSLKEGNSEYNTHISSLNKNLSALNAIFELQLNETDLDQMMADLQGSVEHSKIYNTEITKLGQKLEALNTVYGNMLSAMNINMD from the coding sequence ATGGCTAATTTCACGGAAAGTCACAGGTGGAAAGTTTTTATGAAGTACTTATACGGATGGGGTGCTTCTGTTGTTTTGGTTGGAGCGTTATTTAAGCTAACCCACTGGCCCGGAGCAAACTTAATGTTAACAATAGGACTTCTTGTTGAAGCAGGAATTTTCTTTTTCTCTGCATTTGAACCTTTACACGAAGAGTTGGATTGGACATTAGTTTATCCGCAACTCGCAGGGCTAACTGATGCTATTGACATTCCTTCAGAAAAAGAAACAACATTACCTGCATCAACTGAAGCATTAGGAAGATTTAATGCAATGATTGAAAAAGCAGGAGACACAAATGTTTTTGAAAAATTCGGCGCAGGAATTGAGAACCTTAGTGATAAAGTATCTCAAATGTCTGACATTTCCGATGCATCTCTTGCAACAAACGAATATACCGAAAACATGAAGGGGGCAGCAGGTGCTGTAGGAACTCTTATCGAATCTTACAATAAATCTGCCGAAGCAGTTTCTTACTCTGCCGACAGTTTATCAGATTCTTTTAACAGTGCTTCTGAAAAAGTATCTAACGGAGGAACTGAATTTGCCGAAGCTTACCAAAGACTTACAAATTCAATGGATTTAGACTTCTCTTCTCTTAAAGAAGGAAACTCTGAATACAATACACATATCAGCAGTTTAAATAAAAATCTTTCTGCATTAAATGCTATATTTGAGTTGCAATTGAACGAAACTGATCTTGACCAAATGATGGCTGATCTTCAAGGTTCTGTTGAACACTCGAAAATATACAATACTGAAATTACAAAATTAGGACAAAAACTTGAAGCTCTTAATACTGTATACGGAAATATGCTAAGTGCAATGAATATTAATATGGATTAA
- the gldM gene encoding gliding motility protein GldM: protein MGHGNLSPRQKMINIMYLILTALLAMNVSAEVLNAFVLVNDSLVKTEEGINKKNYDVYTKFNSMNAVNPTKVGPWLKKASEVESESKALITYIDTLISKIIVNGGDVYSVYKSEGTKSITKKDDKEGPLYVMLEDKSQGKIRANELKEELQKFREKVSLVLKGVPKSETILESMNKNLNTDDIIGQEGKAVKWERANFDLPMVAVITMLTKLKTDVLNTESDAINSLLERVDAATYKFTGLKAIVTSEKGYVLSGEPYNAKIFVAAYDTTMEQVIQLDDGTKITEFDKDGKGIFSITKGPGVHSLKGTITIPKPGSETEVDTFNFESEYQVAVPSVSVSPTKMNVFYIGVDNPVEITAAGTPADKISPSLTSGSIRRKGGSEYIVRVKKPGRTKVVVSANGRTLGSKEFRVKSLPNPVTTIGAPSARYFKGGNIPQSTLLALSGINATMENFEFDLRFNITGFVVTCNIGGFDESAKANGRKFTTQQKSIIRKARKNSRVIIEGVRAKGPDGKTRKINDLVFKLK, encoded by the coding sequence ATGGGTCATGGTAATTTATCACCAAGGCAGAAGATGATTAACATCATGTATCTTATCCTTACGGCTTTGCTTGCAATGAACGTATCGGCGGAGGTATTAAATGCATTTGTCTTGGTAAACGACAGTTTAGTTAAAACTGAGGAGGGAATCAATAAGAAAAATTATGACGTTTACACTAAATTTAATAGTATGAACGCCGTTAATCCTACAAAAGTAGGTCCTTGGTTAAAAAAAGCAAGCGAAGTAGAATCTGAGTCCAAGGCACTCATTACATATATTGATACTTTAATAAGTAAGATTATTGTTAACGGAGGAGATGTTTATAGCGTATATAAAAGCGAAGGGACTAAATCAATTACGAAAAAAGATGATAAGGAAGGTCCTTTATATGTGATGTTGGAAGACAAATCACAAGGTAAAATAAGAGCGAATGAACTTAAGGAAGAACTACAGAAATTTAGAGAAAAGGTTTCCCTGGTATTAAAAGGAGTTCCTAAATCTGAGACTATTCTTGAAAGTATGAACAAGAATTTAAATACAGATGATATAATCGGACAAGAAGGGAAAGCTGTAAAATGGGAAAGGGCAAATTTTGACTTACCTATGGTTGCAGTTATAACAATGCTTACAAAGCTAAAAACTGATGTATTAAACACAGAGTCAGACGCAATTAACAGCTTGCTGGAAAGAGTAGATGCCGCAACATATAAGTTTACAGGTTTAAAAGCAATTGTAACCTCAGAAAAAGGTTATGTGTTGAGCGGAGAGCCATATAATGCTAAGATTTTTGTAGCAGCATATGACACAACTATGGAACAGGTTATTCAATTAGATGACGGTACAAAAATTACGGAATTTGATAAAGACGGAAAAGGAATCTTTTCTATAACAAAAGGTCCCGGTGTACATTCATTAAAAGGAACAATTACAATTCCGAAACCCGGTTCAGAAACAGAAGTAGATACTTTTAATTTTGAAAGCGAATACCAAGTTGCCGTACCGAGTGTTAGTGTATCGCCGACAAAAATGAATGTTTTTTACATAGGTGTAGATAATCCTGTTGAGATAACAGCTGCGGGAACTCCTGCAGATAAAATCTCTCCGTCATTAACAAGCGGTTCAATTCGAAGAAAAGGCGGTTCAGAATATATTGTTCGTGTTAAAAAACCCGGAAGAACAAAAGTTGTCGTAAGTGCAAACGGAAGAACATTGGGTTCTAAAGAGTTCAGAGTAAAATCTTTACCAAATCCGGTTACAACAATAGGAGCACCTTCTGCTAGGTATTTTAAAGGAGGAAATATTCCGCAATCAACTTTACTGGCTTTAAGCGGAATAAATGCAACAATGGAGAATTTTGAATTTGATTTAAGGTTTAATATTACCGGGTTTGTTGTAACTTGTAATATCGGAGGTTTTGATGAAAGTGCTAAGGCAAACGGTAGGAAATTTACTACTCAGCAAAAATCAATAATCAGAAAAGCACGAAAAAATTCTCGTGTAATTATTGAAGGTGTCAGAGCAAAAGGGCCTGACGGAAAAACACGGAAAATTAACGACTTAGTTTTTAAACTTAAGTAA